Proteins from a genomic interval of uncultured Desulfuromusa sp.:
- a CDS encoding MFS transporter: MIKLREYLSGVLSRDDDLDRACHSIPEESCRESSRNFSINVCNGAASKLAEQIAGPNLILPWLFQLLGTPVWMFGFLMPIKQSFSLLPQMIVAGQIRQLAKRKWIWVGSAVVQVLCLLLMIPVALWLSPTVAGLSLLGLLIIFSTASGTASVAFQDVLGKTIDKGHRGKLLARRALVGGLLTTVAGLLLNRYREAQQGLTPVLFLLFAAAVLWGLSALFFALIREFPGAVQGGRNAISESQAGFKLFHQHSGFRKFLAARSLLLAVELATPFFVLHAGQLLQLNIQSVGSLIVAVGVSQILSSPFWGKMADQTSKKVMALSSLIAFMAAVLALFLTVVPWYSFQYAGYLLVFVLIGLAEAGVRLGRKTYLVDAAPADERATYTAFSNSFVGILAIVSGVTGLIAQWLGASVMIFAIAIFMLLGFWVCRQMPEADAMISGESSQGVP, from the coding sequence ATGATAAAGCTAAGAGAATATCTTTCCGGTGTACTGTCGAGGGATGATGACCTGGACCGTGCTTGTCATAGTATCCCAGAAGAATCTTGCAGGGAATCCTCGAGGAATTTTTCCATCAATGTTTGCAATGGCGCTGCTTCAAAACTGGCAGAGCAGATTGCGGGTCCAAACCTGATCCTTCCGTGGTTGTTTCAACTACTCGGCACACCGGTCTGGATGTTTGGTTTTCTGATGCCGATTAAGCAGAGTTTTTCCTTGCTGCCACAGATGATTGTTGCAGGACAGATCAGGCAACTGGCCAAGCGTAAATGGATTTGGGTTGGTTCAGCTGTCGTTCAGGTCCTCTGTCTGCTGCTGATGATTCCGGTCGCCCTCTGGCTGTCGCCTACGGTGGCGGGTTTGTCACTATTGGGACTCCTGATAATTTTCAGTACCGCAAGTGGTACGGCTTCGGTGGCGTTTCAGGATGTTTTAGGTAAAACTATAGACAAAGGGCACCGAGGGAAATTGCTGGCGCGCAGAGCTCTTGTCGGTGGACTGCTCACCACAGTTGCTGGTTTGTTGTTAAATCGCTACCGAGAGGCACAACAAGGGCTCACTCCGGTGCTGTTTTTGTTGTTTGCTGCCGCTGTTCTTTGGGGCTTGTCTGCCCTGTTTTTTGCTTTGATTCGTGAGTTTCCCGGCGCGGTTCAGGGGGGTCGCAACGCGATTTCAGAATCGCAGGCAGGCTTCAAGCTGTTCCATCAACATTCTGGGTTCAGGAAATTTTTAGCGGCGCGTTCGTTGTTGCTTGCTGTTGAGTTAGCAACACCGTTTTTTGTGTTACACGCCGGTCAGCTGTTGCAACTGAATATTCAGAGTGTTGGTTCTCTCATTGTCGCTGTCGGTGTCTCTCAAATCCTCAGCAGCCCTTTCTGGGGAAAAATGGCGGATCAAACCAGCAAGAAGGTTATGGCTCTCAGCTCTTTAATTGCTTTTATGGCCGCGGTGTTGGCACTTTTTCTGACAGTTGTGCCCTGGTATTCATTTCAATACGCTGGTTATCTGTTGGTCTTTGTGTTGATTGGATTGGCGGAAGCGGGAGTGAGGCTGGGTCGCAAAACTTATCTGGTCGATGCCGCTCCGGCTGATGAAAGAGCAACCTATACAGCATTCAGCAACAGTTTTGTCGGCATTCTTGCCATTGTCAGCGGTGTAACCGGTTTGATTGCTCAATGGTTGGGAGCATCGGTGATGATTTTTGCCATCGCAATCTTTATGTTATTGGGTTTTTGGGTTTGCAGGCAAATGCCTGAAGCGGACGCTATGATCAGCGGTGAATCGTCTCAAGGTGTTCCATAG
- a CDS encoding carbon-nitrogen family hydrolase, with translation MKHLICASIQFNISLGYIDANLDTATAALQRVAQQGARLAVLPEMWSCGYDYRNLTELAKETPRVLEEMQKECLKLDLVTVGSLPELEDDRIYNTAYVIDKSEIVGSYRKLHLFSTMHEDRFLSSGDHSLVIDTSIGRLGIAICYDLRFPELFRKLALAGAEIICIPAEWPKPRQEHWKTLLRARAIENQLFVIAANCCGIQGKLDFTGLSQLISPLGDVLQIAAEENIELVAKLDFSEMESYRKKIDILNDRRADVYGTP, from the coding sequence ATGAAACATTTAATCTGCGCTTCAATCCAATTCAATATTTCTTTAGGCTATATCGACGCTAACCTCGACACAGCTACCGCAGCACTACAGCGGGTCGCTCAGCAAGGGGCAAGGCTGGCAGTATTACCCGAAATGTGGAGCTGCGGTTACGATTATCGCAATCTTACTGAGCTGGCAAAAGAAACTCCGCGCGTATTGGAAGAAATGCAGAAGGAATGCCTGAAGCTGGATTTAGTGACTGTTGGCAGTCTACCGGAACTCGAAGATGATCGTATTTACAACACAGCCTACGTTATCGATAAAAGTGAAATCGTCGGCAGCTATCGAAAATTACATCTATTTTCAACCATGCACGAGGATCGGTTTCTTAGTTCCGGTGATCACAGCCTGGTTATCGATACATCAATTGGCAGGCTGGGAATAGCAATCTGCTATGACCTGCGGTTTCCGGAATTATTCCGCAAATTAGCATTAGCAGGAGCAGAGATTATCTGCATTCCCGCAGAGTGGCCCAAACCTCGCCAAGAACATTGGAAAACTCTTCTGCGTGCCCGGGCAATTGAGAACCAGCTCTTTGTGATTGCTGCTAATTGTTGTGGCATTCAGGGTAAGCTTGATTTTACCGGTCTCAGTCAATTAATTTCACCACTGGGAGATGTTCTGCAAATTGCTGCCGAAGAAAACATCGAACTGGTCGCAAAACTTGATTTTTCTGAAATGGAAAGTTACCGCAAAAAGATTGACATTCTCAACGACAGGAGAGCGGATGTCTATGGAACACCTTGA
- a CDS encoding Na(+)-translocating NADH-quinone reductase subunit A yields the protein MIKISKGLDLPITGSPEQTISDGLAVKTVAVLGPDYVGMKPSMSVKVGDQVKLGQLLFTDKKTAGVKYTAPGCGEVVAINRGERRALQSVVIKLNGSDAESFDSFSGAELETLDREKVVSNLVDSGLWPTLKTRPFSKVPAIDSIPHSIFVAAMDTNPLAAKAELIIKEEEQAFTDGLKILTRLTEGKVYVCQKPGVALPAVSGTSKEEFDGPHPAGLAGTHIHFLDPVNEAKTVWTINYQDVIAFGKFFVSGQLPVDRVIALGGPGVKKPRLLRTRIGASLDELLAGELNSGEQRVVSGSVLDGTTAEGPMAFLGRYHLQVSVLPEKRDREFFASLTAGTDKFSIKRAFLSAFTGGPSTPMNTSQYGSKGNVLAIGSFEKVLPIDTLPNFLLRSLAAGDTDQAQDLGCLELAEEDLALCTYVCAGKNDYGIMLRDALTIIEKEG from the coding sequence ATGATCAAAATCAGTAAAGGCTTGGACTTGCCCATTACCGGCAGTCCCGAACAGACTATCTCTGACGGCTTGGCGGTTAAGACCGTTGCAGTGCTCGGTCCGGATTATGTCGGCATGAAGCCAAGCATGAGTGTAAAGGTTGGTGATCAGGTCAAGCTTGGACAACTGCTGTTCACCGATAAGAAAACTGCAGGGGTCAAATATACCGCTCCGGGTTGTGGTGAGGTGGTTGCCATAAACCGTGGCGAGCGCCGGGCTTTGCAGTCGGTTGTTATTAAATTGAATGGATCTGATGCTGAGAGCTTTGATTCATTTTCAGGGGCGGAACTGGAGACTCTGGACCGTGAAAAGGTGGTCAGCAATCTGGTTGACTCTGGTCTCTGGCCGACTTTGAAGACCAGACCTTTCAGCAAAGTTCCTGCAATTGATAGCATTCCGCACTCAATTTTTGTTGCCGCTATGGATACCAACCCGTTGGCTGCTAAAGCAGAATTGATCATCAAGGAGGAAGAACAGGCGTTTACCGACGGCCTCAAAATTCTGACTCGCCTTACTGAGGGGAAAGTTTATGTTTGCCAAAAGCCCGGAGTTGCTCTTCCTGCTGTCAGTGGGACAAGTAAGGAGGAATTTGATGGGCCTCATCCTGCCGGGCTTGCCGGTACTCATATTCACTTTCTTGATCCGGTGAATGAGGCAAAGACTGTCTGGACGATCAATTATCAGGATGTCATAGCTTTCGGTAAGTTTTTTGTTTCTGGTCAGTTGCCCGTCGATCGAGTTATCGCTCTAGGTGGCCCCGGGGTTAAGAAGCCCCGTTTATTGCGCACGCGCATTGGAGCCTCCCTCGATGAACTGTTGGCTGGTGAGCTGAATTCCGGGGAACAACGGGTTGTTTCCGGTTCTGTTTTGGATGGTACAACTGCTGAGGGGCCAATGGCATTTCTTGGGCGTTATCATCTGCAGGTATCGGTACTGCCGGAAAAACGGGATCGTGAGTTTTTTGCCTCTCTGACTGCCGGCACTGATAAATTTTCCATCAAACGGGCATTTTTGTCCGCATTTACCGGTGGACCTTCAACCCCAATGAATACCAGTCAATACGGCAGTAAAGGGAATGTCCTTGCGATAGGGTCCTTTGAAAAAGTTCTGCCGATTGACACATTGCCCAACTTCCTGCTTCGGAGTCTGGCTGCTGGAGATACAGACCAAGCTCAGGATCTTGGGTGTCTTGAACTGGCGGAAGAGGATCTGGCGTTGTGTACCTATGTCTGTGCCGGGAAGAACGATTACGGCATTATGCTGCGCGACGCTCTTACCATCATTGAGAAAGAGGGATAA
- the nqrB gene encoding NADH:ubiquinone reductase (Na(+)-transporting) subunit B, with the protein MKLLDVLSEAVGKSLYSPADVTTGSTHVRDSINHKRVMSIIMLALLPCILMAIWNSGFQANLTLNQMLAAGQIDALPTLSDSTSLSANMLKGLGNFLPMLIVVMLVQAVWVAVFASMRKKSIGAGFLVTSVLIVLLMPPTAPLWQVAIATSFGVVIGREIFGGVGMNFLNPALVAWVFMSLAYSGSISGDAVWTAVDGYAGATPLAMALSDGVSSLAGQGISWQSAFLGTIPGSMGETSALACLFGALILLVSGIASWRIIASILIGVVGLSSVLCMFNPEAMSPAWHLVLGGLAFGIVFLATDHSASAMTVKGQWISGILIGLLIVIVRVYNPTMPESVGVILLFGSVMAPLIDRLVVNAHIKKRKLRHV; encoded by the coding sequence GTGAAATTACTCGATGTATTGTCCGAAGCGGTAGGTAAGTCACTCTACTCCCCCGCTGATGTAACGACAGGTTCGACCCATGTGCGTGACAGTATAAATCACAAACGGGTTATGAGTATCATTATGCTGGCATTGCTGCCCTGCATTCTGATGGCGATTTGGAACAGTGGTTTTCAGGCGAACCTCACTTTGAATCAGATGTTGGCGGCCGGGCAGATTGATGCCTTGCCGACACTGAGTGACAGTACGTCATTGTCAGCCAATATGCTTAAGGGGCTAGGGAACTTTCTCCCCATGCTGATTGTTGTCATGCTGGTTCAGGCTGTCTGGGTTGCGGTTTTTGCCTCAATGCGGAAGAAAAGTATCGGTGCCGGATTTCTGGTGACCTCAGTGCTGATCGTTCTGCTTATGCCTCCGACAGCTCCTTTATGGCAGGTTGCCATCGCAACCTCGTTTGGTGTGGTTATCGGACGTGAGATTTTTGGCGGAGTCGGAATGAACTTTTTGAATCCGGCTTTGGTTGCCTGGGTGTTTATGTCTTTGGCTTATTCCGGTTCAATATCCGGTGATGCGGTTTGGACTGCAGTAGATGGTTACGCCGGCGCGACGCCATTAGCCATGGCACTTAGTGACGGGGTTTCGAGTCTGGCAGGGCAGGGGATTTCCTGGCAGTCTGCATTTTTGGGAACAATCCCGGGATCCATGGGCGAGACATCGGCTTTGGCTTGCTTGTTTGGTGCACTAATCCTGCTGGTCTCAGGTATAGCCTCATGGCGCATTATCGCTTCCATTCTGATTGGTGTTGTCGGTCTGTCTTCTGTTCTCTGTATGTTTAATCCCGAGGCGATGAGTCCGGCCTGGCATCTGGTCCTTGGCGGGTTGGCCTTTGGTATCGTTTTTTTGGCGACCGACCATTCCGCTTCAGCCATGACAGTCAAGGGACAGTGGATCTCAGGGATATTAATTGGTTTACTCATTGTAATCGTTCGTGTTTACAACCCGACAATGCCTGAGAGTGTCGGAGTTATTCTCCTGTTCGGTAGCGTTATGGCCCCACTGATTGATCGCCTGGTCGTGAACGCACACATCAAGAAAAGGAAGTTGCGCCATGTCTAA
- a CDS encoding Na(+)-translocating NADH-quinone reductase subunit C, whose amino-acid sequence MSNDSIFKTFLVAFLLCVVCSILVCLAAIVRIDKEAYNKQLEIRKTVLAAGGFQQQIDDGGNIDELFTANMELKLVDLETGEYTTAVDAATYDQKEAVNNPELSVKIPADQDLAGIGTRAKYAAVYLEKSGDIVLPIRGAGMWGPMYGYIAIAADGTTVKGFTFYQHAETPGLGAEVDNPKWKQQWPDKKLYNDSGKLVLKVVKKGEYNPNAADAVNTIDGIAGSTVTGGKVHNIIRYWFGENGYAPFLNKLKAKRG is encoded by the coding sequence ATGTCTAATGATTCTATTTTTAAAACATTCCTGGTTGCCTTTCTGCTCTGTGTCGTCTGTTCAATTCTGGTCTGCTTGGCGGCCATCGTGCGGATCGATAAGGAAGCTTACAATAAGCAACTTGAAATACGCAAAACGGTTCTGGCTGCTGGAGGTTTTCAACAACAGATTGATGATGGCGGCAATATTGACGAGCTTTTTACTGCCAATATGGAACTCAAGCTGGTTGATCTGGAAACAGGTGAGTATACAACAGCTGTTGACGCTGCAACTTATGACCAGAAAGAAGCAGTCAATAATCCTGAGTTGTCGGTGAAGATTCCTGCCGATCAGGATCTTGCCGGAATTGGTACGCGTGCCAAGTATGCAGCTGTTTACTTGGAAAAGAGTGGCGATATTGTCTTGCCGATTCGTGGAGCAGGGATGTGGGGCCCCATGTATGGTTATATTGCAATAGCTGCTGACGGGACAACTGTCAAAGGTTTCACCTTCTATCAGCATGCTGAGACTCCAGGTTTGGGGGCAGAGGTTGATAACCCGAAATGGAAACAGCAATGGCCTGACAAGAAGTTATATAATGATTCCGGAAAGCTTGTCCTGAAGGTTGTTAAGAAGGGGGAATACAATCCAAATGCGGCTGATGCCGTTAACACAATAGATGGTATTGCGGGGTCAACAGTCACTGGCGGCAAGGTGCATAACATCATTCGTTACTGGTTTGGAGAAAATGGTTATGCTCCCTTCCTGAATAAACTCAAAGCAAAGAGAGGCTAG
- a CDS encoding NADH:ubiquinone reductase (Na(+)-transporting) subunit D — translation MAKAKDALLDPLFNNNPIALQILGICSALAVTNKLSTALTMTIAVTLVTSCSNAAISAIRNHIPNSIRIIVQMTIIATLVIIIDQMLKAYLYEMSKALSVYVGLIITNCIVMGRAEAYAMKNPVGLSFLDGVGNGLGYGAVLLAVGFVRELFGSGKLFGVTILNTVNDGGWYVTNGLMLLAPSAFFLIGFIIWGLRTWKPELQE, via the coding sequence ATGGCAAAAGCAAAAGACGCGCTGCTGGATCCATTATTTAACAACAATCCGATAGCCTTGCAGATTCTTGGTATCTGTTCTGCTCTGGCAGTGACTAACAAGCTATCGACCGCTTTGACAATGACAATAGCAGTGACCCTGGTTACTTCATGTTCCAACGCGGCGATCAGTGCTATCCGCAACCATATTCCAAATAGTATCCGGATTATTGTGCAGATGACCATTATTGCCACTCTGGTTATCATTATTGATCAGATGCTCAAAGCTTACCTCTATGAAATGAGTAAGGCTTTGTCCGTTTACGTTGGTCTGATTATCACGAACTGTATCGTTATGGGGCGTGCTGAAGCCTATGCGATGAAAAATCCGGTTGGGTTGAGTTTTCTGGACGGTGTCGGCAATGGTTTGGGTTATGGGGCAGTTCTCCTGGCTGTTGGCTTTGTCCGGGAACTTTTTGGTTCTGGAAAGCTTTTTGGCGTGACTATTCTGAACACTGTTAACGATGGTGGTTGGTATGTCACTAATGGTCTGATGCTGTTAGCCCCGAGTGCCTTTTTCCTGATCGGCTTCATTATCTGGGGTTTGCGTACCTGGAAACCTGAACTTCAAGAATAG
- the nqrE gene encoding NADH:ubiquinone reductase (Na(+)-transporting) subunit E, which translates to MSHYFMIFFNSVFIDNIALTFFLGMCTFIAVSKKVDTAIMLSAAVIVVEVITVPVNNLLYVFLLKKGALAWAGYPNLDLSFLGLICYIGVIAAIVQILEMALDKYFPALYNALGIFLPLITVNCAILGAALFMVERDYNVVESTVYGAGVGVGFGLAICLLAGIREKLSYSDVPKGLRGVGVTFIIVGLMAMSFRAFSGLQF; encoded by the coding sequence ATGTCACATTATTTTATGATTTTCTTTAATTCGGTTTTCATCGACAACATTGCCCTGACCTTCTTTTTGGGGATGTGTACCTTTATCGCTGTATCAAAAAAAGTTGATACTGCGATCATGCTGAGTGCCGCTGTTATCGTTGTTGAAGTCATTACCGTGCCGGTTAACAACCTTCTTTATGTTTTTCTGCTTAAGAAGGGAGCTTTGGCTTGGGCTGGTTATCCGAATCTCGACCTGAGTTTTCTGGGTTTGATCTGTTATATCGGCGTTATTGCCGCTATCGTACAGATCCTTGAAATGGCTCTTGATAAGTATTTTCCTGCGCTGTACAACGCTTTGGGAATCTTTCTTCCTTTGATCACCGTTAACTGTGCCATTCTTGGTGCGGCTCTGTTTATGGTTGAACGTGATTATAATGTTGTTGAAAGTACCGTGTACGGTGCTGGTGTTGGTGTCGGTTTTGGTTTGGCTATCTGTTTGTTGGCAGGTATTCGCGAAAAACTTTCATACAGCGATGTTCCCAAAGGATTACGCGGAGTTGGTGTGACGTTTATTATTGTCGGTTTAATGGCCATGTCGTTTAGGGCATTTTCAGGTCTGCAATTTTAA